The Vannielia litorea genome segment AGAGCCGCATCGGGTTGTCCACCAACAGCTTTTGCTGCTGCTCCGGCGTGGGCGCGATCTTGGGGATGTAATCCACCAGCGCCCCGTCATCCGGCATGTGGCTCTTCATGTTCGGGTGCGGCCAGTCGGTGCCCCAGAGCACCCGGTCGGGGAACCGCTCGACGATGGCCCGGCAATAGGCGATCACGTCGTCATAGGGCGGTCCCTGCAGGCTCAGCCGCTCCGGGCAGGTGACCTTGCTCCAGATGTTCTCATTCCGCGCCATCAGATCGATGAAGCGCTGAAAATCCGCGTGATCCACGCCCTTGCTCACATCCGGGCGGCCCATGTGGTCGACCACCAGCACGGTGGGCAGGCTCTCCAGAAACGGCACCAACTCTTCCAGATCGGCCGCCTCGAAATAGACCACGATATGCCAGCCCAGCTTGGCGATCCGCTCGGCAATGCCGATGAAGACCTCCTTGGGCGTCGCATCCACCAGCCGTTTCACGAAGTTGAACCGCACGCCGCGCACGCCCGCCGCATCCATCTCGGCCAGCTCTTCATCCGTCACATCGGGGCCGACACTCGCAATCCCGCGGGC includes the following:
- a CDS encoding amidohydrolase family protein gives rise to the protein MSDVQVMDADWLEFHPSPKKPDFKLPEGAVDAHCHVFGPSPEFPFAPERKYTPCNAGKDKLFELRDYLGFSRNVIVQATCHGKDNRAMVDACRAAGDLARGIASVGPDVTDEELAEMDAAGVRGVRFNFVKRLVDATPKEVFIGIAERIAKLGWHIVVYFEAADLEELVPFLESLPTVLVVDHMGRPDVSKGVDHADFQRFIDLMARNENIWSKVTCPERLSLQGPPYDDVIAYCRAIVERFPDRVLWGTDWPHPNMKSHMPDDGALVDYIPKIAPTPEQQQKLLVDNPMRLYWER